Genomic DNA from Trypanosoma brucei brucei TREU927 chromosome 9, whole genome shotgun sequence:
ACCcagttgttctttttctctccctttctcacacatacacacacacacacacacatatatatatatatatatatatatatacataccgTCAAGCAGgagagagggggaagaaagaaaaaaaaaagataaacaaaaagtgaaagcaaaaataaaaataaaagtgaagcttaattctttttttaaaaaaaaaaaagaaattaaacaaataaaccacccaattcattcattcattcagtGGCAAAAGGATAACCCAATTACATATAACATATggaatataatatataatatataatgCGAATGAACGGGTAGTAATGGCATGTgactgtgtatatatgtgcaaAAATCAATGAGCGAAAACAActgagtaaaaaaaaaagaaaaaaatgaatgagtGACGAGTAATGGGAGGGGGATAGAAAAAGGAGCGGTAATAACAatacaatagtaataataataattattattattattattactattggaagaaaaagaaaaagagacaaTAATGAAAGGACAACAAAGAGCATACGCGAGggaagatgaaaaagaaagaaagaataaaaaatgaataacTCCGTGCTATTctatgcaaaaaaaataaaataaaataaaataagaaaacaaaatattaatattaataaacGCACTAATAAATAATcaattaaagaaaagggaaggaaaaaaaaagaatcacaattttcttcttttctttattacttaccttttcttcactcatttctctttgcttcctcacttttgtttttctttttgcttcttccttcacttctgctgcttcatttcccgcacacacaaacgcacacacaaaaaaacacatcaTCTTCAgaatcagcagcagcactaGCACCAAAATAGAAAtcaatcaacaaaaaaaattctttccccctcctccttattTGATTTTATCtctcattttattattttattttattttttttaaaaaaaagaacacacaaACTCAAGCGGATAAAAACCATCTCATCTACCATTAAATCCCCTCTTCCACTTCAACAACTTCATccttataattttttttcttttttttttgtacctcttcatttgtttcatttattcatATTCCATTTCTCCGCTTTTAGATTTTTATTCCCCCTAATTTCTCCtcttaaagaaaaagagaagaaaaaaaagtgaaatgaatCTAACACTATTCATTGGTTCGATACTCCACTAAtcccattttattttttattttttttttttcggtggcATGTAAGACACAGGAATAAACAAACAGAGGATATTAATGTCttgcttttattgtttctctctttagaaacgatttttttttgttttaccaaAAGATAAAACGAAAGatcaaaaaattttttaacaaaaaaaaaaaagaacatcatgaagccaaaaaaaaaaaaagaaactgctacaacggaaaagagaaaaaaaagataaagagaaaaagttaaAGAAGGTAAAATGCGTACACGTCGCACAAAATAGCCAAGACGGACGTTAAATCACTTTCTCTTCCACTACGACACGAAATCAGACAAACGTGTGATATGAAAACGAAGAAttgaaaacacaaacataaacatacgcATACAAAACACCCACCAAACCTCTTCTTAACAAATTGAAATAGCCGACAACGACATttaagggaggggggaagcaGCAAAGTAACGCAAACTAACACAAACAGTAACAGAAACattaaatacaaaaacacaatTCACCcaaccacacacaaatgTCTCCCCCTTCTTCCCAACCCCTCCATCATTATcattcttcaaaaaaaagttggTTCAACCTGAGGTACCTCTGCATAAAAGAGAATATACGCCTTCTCAAGTTCTTGCATTACATCGACAGACCGCGAAGGTGTAATTGCTCCATCATTACAAAGGTACCACTCGCCAAACGCCACACGCACATAACTTGTGTAATGTCCAGACATCTCCGTACCGCTATGCATCAATACGCCATACAAACTATATCGCAATGATTTCTCCCCACCTGTCATGAAGGTTTCGGGGTATATGACATTTACAAGATTCTTCTTCCCATACTCGTCAAATCGTTTCAAATGCAAGACTAATAACTTTGGCCATTGCCTCACGACAACACATCGGCTTCCCGAGCGAAGGCGTTTGCATCGTGAGCAGTAAATACGATTACTTCCATCCATTTTCTCCGCTTTACCTTCCACAAAGTTAGCCTGAAGAATGGCCTCAAGATTGGCACCAAATGGCATTTCGTGTCCTATAGGTAATGAAAGATCCAAAAACGCTTCAAAGGTCCTTGAAGAATTTTCGCAGCTGTTACAGAAACAAGTCCCAAGCGTGGTTCCCCCAAAGAGATCGTAAATGGGAGATTTGTCGAAACATGCGAACTGATCACGCCACATCCCGAACGCTgtctcctcatcctccttgCCAACATAACCCATATCATCAATGTGCAACTTAGCGCGAGGTGCGGTATTGATTTCATTGTGCACTACCGAAAGGAAGGTTCTAAGAAACTCATGCGCATCCGCTTGAGTGAAATCCTTAAATTCATCATTGTACTTCGCTGCTTCGGATTTGAAGGTAACGAGAAATTCCTTTGGGTCCCCTTCCGACATCCTAAAGAAGTTCAGCatcgccgccgctgccggaTGTGATTCAGCATTCAACTGGCACTGCTCTAAGGCGAGAGCCAACGACGGGCTCTGTCGAAGACACTGCACCACCGAATTCATATAACATGTGTTACCTAAATTTGGAAGCGGAATTGGCAGTGGCCACATGACATGTTTTGGCAACGCCGAAACACGGATGTGCGGCCTAGGCACCTCTAGATGAACATCAAATTCGACTGAAGGCGGGCGTGGGATTCTATCTTTCCTAATCGGACTAGTCGGTCGACTACGGGACGGCCGCCGGGTGTTTCCACGCGCCAGCTGAAGATCCGCCAACGAAAACAACTGAGAGTCAGTTGTGTCAGTCCGCTGCAATGTACTTTTCTCACGTGGGAGTGCAGTACTATCGGTTACGGCAGTGTGCCGGGGGTATAAATGCGGCAGTTGATGTTCCGACACCTGTGACACCACCGCAGGGACAACACCGGGAATCTCCGCACGCATCAGAAATAACCCCCCACCACACCACACCCGTCGTTTGTTGCGTTGGTAATGCCGTGCACGAGGGCAGATGGAACAGAAACGGTAGTGGTAGGGACTTCTACGAAAGACGAACAAAAGGAGCCCCAGTAATGGAAGATTTTCTCGTTGCCACTCCTCTCACTTGGGTTGAAGAGCAGCAGTGACACAACcaactacacacacacacagacgcACAGGtagacaaacacacacgaacCGCAGGTGAGTTCCACAACGCACGAGGTACACACAACCTTCACCGATTTCCcaaatttcccccttcccccaatTCTACCTTCTctgcttcctcttttctttcgccacttctccttttgtgtgtgtgtgtgtgcgtgtgtgtgtgtgtcgcaATCAACGGATGCCCCAAGTCAGGTTGAGGGCTCCGTCTGTACTATTACTAAAGTGCTTGACACGGTGAAAGTGTGTCCGTAGACGGTCAGGTCAACTCCTCTTGGAGGGTCTGGTTCCCCCTATCTTCCGCTTAATGAGAACCTTCCCCTTGTAAAGCAAacataataatgatagtgaagaggaaaaggaagaagaaaagagaagaggatCAGTGACCTAGTTGGCTGGTTGGTGTGATACATTTCCCCACGTCCTTCCCTTCATCCAAGGAATACACCCAACATATGTGCAtgtatgcatgtatatatacaagTGCAGTGAAAGGGCAACAGTCATGCACACGTTTATGTGTCTAATATTATACACACCCGAAAACAGAGGGGGTGCTTGAGTAATGAGAGGAGCAAAGACAACACTTTAACCATATCTTCGTAGGTATGTAAAGATATATGTAATCTCATATATGCATCCCTGTGCTTTCGCACATGTTATTGTGGCGTTgccgtgaaaaaaaaaaattttaaaaaagatacTTACCGGAGCCAGAAAAGGTACAATCAAATGCAGAAAACAGgagcacacacaaatatatgccCTGACACGAACGGAGGAAACACTATATACATGGGGCACATATGTGTGATTACCATTTACGTAAACAGAGGTGGACACCATGGTGAAAACAGCTACACTAATTTTATTGAAtcaatgttttgttttcgtttccaCACCTCACTCTTCTAAACATCGGTATTGGACAGTTGGGACGTAGTTCTGCTTCTCATAATATGAAACCTGCGAACCTTAGAACTGCTTTCTCCAAAACACCctattgctgctgttgtcgcttttttgtgtgtcaaCTTtgccgttttatttttttcccacaATCTCATGCCGGACATGAAGCTACGCGAAGGCAGAACCACGATCTACTGTGAGAGACAACCATGCGAGGAAGGGAATGAAGCCTTGAAACCACAGGAAAGACATGATTAGCAGCTCCATTCAACccatttttccctcttgcgtcctctatttcttttctttctctagTTATTACTCTCCCGCTCCCGTTATGTCGCCGGACTCCACATGCGTAACATCGTTAACCGGCCCGTCGGGTCACCAATTACCACCGCCGCGGCCTTATCGCTAGGCTCTGTAGCCACATCCCAAGCAGTAATTTCACATTCATGAACAAACTCAGCATCAGCCACGCCTTCTATGACCTCATCTTCAGGTTCTTCTTCCATTAGTTCAATGCTCTCTCCTTGCATTTCATCTACAGTGTCATCGTCAGGCACGGGAAAGGGCATATGCTTCCTTGGAAGCACCCAAAACTTCAACTGCTTGTCGTTGCCCAAGGCGAAAATGCCATCGTCACCCCACTTGAAGCGTAACCCGCTCACAGTGGGTAAAGCGGAATAGCGGAATGCGCTGAAGTGATTTGTTGGCGTCACCGTGAGAACATCCACAGCCGCATCTCCAACTTGTCGTATCCGTGACCACGGAAGACGGTAGACTGCAACGGATCCATCTTCAAGCCCGGCCGCCACCATCCGCTCATTTGAGGAGAGTTGATACACTACGTGATTGCAAGAGCTCACCAATACGGCCACTTCCCGCCCCGCTTCCACATCGCACAACCGCAGTTGCCGGGGTGGTGGCAAATGTCCGCTGGCTGTTGGAGGGAATGGTGCTgggtaaagaagaaagtgggTACAGGAGCGAATCATCTTTCCGGATTCTACGCTGAAGGGAAGGCTAAAggttctctccttttcgAAGGCATTGCGTGCAGTACTCAATTGCCACATTATTACAACATTGTGACAAACACTGTAGAATATTTCGTCCTCGGACCTATGCGGCAACACGGTAGTGAAGCCTCGTATCCTGTTGATGTCTGCCATCTCGCATTTTTCCAAGAAATGGCGCTGATCCACATCCAGTACAACAGAAGTTTTTTCTGTGTCGTAAGCGCGAAGGTAGAGATCCTCAGTGGTTACTAAGTAGAAACGGCCACGGGCAGAGAAGGCCACAGAAGTCAGTGGTGCTCCAAAAGTGCCGCCATCGCACCGGGAGACGATGTTCATCTCCGCACTGTCATAGATTAGTAACGTACGGTCGTGACAAACTGTGGCGTGGTAAGCTCCCGTTTCGCACCACAATAAACTTTCCACAGCAGACGGCGAGCGCCTCACCTGCACTTCTACAGCACCCGTAACAGGATGTACCGCGCAGATACTGCGATCGGCACTAGCGGTGATAATACGTTTACCGCGTGAGGGAATGCAGCAAGCGGTAATCGTCCTCTGatgaatttgttttttcgctGAAAGGGCCATAGTGGTGAAAAACGATAGGCGGCGCTGGCGGAGTGGGCAGGTGATGGTTAGCATTTGAGTAACGTACGCTCTCGCATCCATTGAAACGTATGGGTACCGGTTTCCACTTTCAATCGCTGTCCCAACCACCAGGTGTGGATACTTGGTTAATTTTGAGTTATACTGCCGCAAAAAGTATATGTAGTCGCGTAGACGAAGAATTGATGTTGGTTTCTGGCGGGTGGTTACATCAACATCTTCGTCGAATGTATATTCACCAACTTCATAGGACTCATGGAAGGAATTAAAGGCACTGATGAGCTCCCTTACCAGATGGTAACCGAGTGAATTACGGTATACAACCATCAAATAGGGCATGGTTAGCACGACGCGGTGTATGACGTGAGCTTCCTGCGCCTCCACAGCGTGGTACGGTAGTTCCTTTACCGCCGTTCGCTCGAACGGATTTGTTGATGATAGTCCAAGAAGCACCTCCCCTTTCTCACGCCCAAGAACCTCGTGCACCACATCATGATAACAACGCAGCAGCATACCGTGCCACACCTTGTAATCGCTCTCGCTTCCCTCCTCCAGAACATCTTCGCGTTTAATCAGCTCGCGGAACGCGCGTGATCGTATACAGACACGAACGTTAAGAGCGTTTCCACCTTCTGTTCCAATGTTACATACTGTGCCACTGTAAATCAAGGGCCTCATCATGCGAATTAAGCGGTTAAAACGCGTGCAGGTCAACTGTAACATGGCACGCAGTTGGGGTTCATGAATACCCCATCGGGAACAAACGAGCAAACGCGTGCACTTTCGGATAAGGGCCGTGCCAAAGCTATCGTTCAGTTTGTCATAGACCTGTTGCACCATACCATCAACTGTGCCGGGTAGTGAAACCTTTATTGCATGTGTCCCCAGACCAGGTGCCTCATTAAAACTGCGTAGCACATCTACAACCTGTAAAACATACTCTGGGCACAGTGCTTGCTCCTTCTGACGAATCAACATAAAGTCATCGTCCGACAGGGTCACACCAATTCTTCCCATGACCTCAGGTCGAAGCATATCATCAAAATCATTAGGCGTCATGTTACCCACTGGGAGGAACTCTACGCTGTCTTTGCCACGTGTTTGTAATTGTTTGTACAGTGTGGAATCCGTCTCACATCCCAACACCAGTCGTACGTTGCGGGACAAACAATACGGCAAACAAGCGAAAGCACCAGGTCGTAGAGCTGGCGCTTCCCAAACGTCTTTCCCAGTTTTCTCGCACATCCTTAGTGCCGTGCACGGTTCTACGGGCGCAATGACATTATCTATTCCATCTAGAATAACAACAGTAAtaactttttcatttccatcGGACTTAGCATCGCCGTTGCCGTTAAGTTGCTCAGccatctttcccttttctgttaTGGTATCCAAAAACAGTTTTTGAAGCCGACCCAAGTCCACCTCACCGATCGCTGATCGATACACCTCCTGATTAGGATACAACTGATGAATAATGGTACATATAATATTGCGGAGCTCTGTGGGCTCCTCTGTCAGCAGAGCAGAGTGTGTCGTGTGGTACGCTACACGGCATTTCTGCGCGCTTTTCGTCAGTAGTCCCCACGTGAATGATGAAATGAGTTCACTGACTGCACTGATGTCTGCACTATGCAACAACAGAGAATTTCTGCTAGGCGGCGCAATAACGTACAGGTCCAATCGGTTGGTGATATTCTTTTTCACCAAATGACAGTGAAGGCGCGAGAAGAGAAGTGT
This window encodes:
- a CDS encoding ubiquitin carboxyl-terminal hydrolase, putative (curated by J. Mottram), coding for MRAEIPGVVPAVVSQVSEHQLPHLYPRHTAVTDSTALPREKSTLQRTDTTDSQLFSLADLQLARGNTRRPSRSRPTSPIRKDRIPRPPSVEFDVHLEVPRPHIRVSALPKHVMWPLPIPLPNLGNTCYMNSVVQCLRQSPSLALALEQCQLNAESHPAAAAMLNFFRMSEGDPKEFLVTFKSEAAKYNDEFKDFTQADAHEFLRTFLSVVHNEINTAPRAKLHIDDMGYVGKEDEETAFGMWRDQFACFDKSPIYDLFGGTTLGTCFCNSCENSSRTFEAFLDLSLPIGHEMPFGANLEAILQANFVEGKAEKMDGSNRIYCSRCKRLRSGSRCVVVRQWPKLLVLHLKRFDEYGKKNLVNVIYPETFMTGGEKSLRYSLYGVLMHSGTEMSGHYTSYVRVAFGEWYLCNDGAITPSRSVDVMQELEKAYILFYAEVPQVEPTFF